The DNA window aacagcttttgagtcaattgtccaattactttaggtcccttgaaatgaggagactatgtatgaaaattgctgcaatttctaaacccttcctccaattttgatgtaaataccctcaaattaaagctgaaagtctgcacttcaattgcatctcgattatttaatttcaaatccattgtggtagcgtacagggccaaaattatgaaaattgtgtcactgtccaaatatttccggacctaACTGTACTAATGTTGGTTGGCaatgtggcggcacggatggtgcagtgggtagcaatgccacctcacagcaaggaggtcctgggttcgaatcccggtcagccagggcctctctgtgtggagtttgcatgttctccccgtgttcgtgtgggtttcctccgggtactccggtttcctcccacagtccaaagacatgcaggttaggctgattggaatgtctaaattgcccataggcatgagtgtgtgagtgaatggtgtgtgtgccctgcaatggactggcaacctgtccagggtgtattcctgcctttcgccaaatgtatgcttggataggctccagtccccctgcgaccctgttcaggataagcgggttaagataatggatggatggatggttggcAACGTGgaggtaaaaatatttttacaatacttttttttccataGTTCTGAATGTATATCAAGTATATaattcttatatatatatattggtttCTTCtttaaccatttacatttatgaatatGGTATTCTCCCTAGATCATAAATACATTCACAGTATACAACATGTTATGTTCCATTTtccatgataaaaaaatatatcgtTCTCTTTCAGGTACTTCAATAGTAAATACTTGAGTATATTAATCTGTGATTCCAAATGCGGATGCGCATGGTCCTAAATGCGGCCCGGCATGACTCATAGTCATGTACCATAGAGCGTTACATGATGTACCATAGAGTTTATGAGAGTAGGAAAGCACGTTGTATTGTGGGATTGCAGCGTTGTGTTGGTCTCTTGtgaaactagctagctagtgccTTGTTATATTTTATGACAGTTGGTTTTACAGAAGAAACATGCCAGATTTACCTGTGGAAAAAGTTGTTGTTCACCCGCTAGTGCTGCTTAGTGTGGTGGATCATTTTAATAGGTAAAgcgattttatttattatgattgTTGCATTCTGTGCGAAACTGTGGACTCATTGCTGTCACGTACAGGCCTAGTCAGTAAGTTGCTGGCAAGTGTTAGAAGTGACTATCGTTACTAGCTAGCAGGGAACATGCTAAGTTAGGTAAATTAGTCAACAGCCATGTGCGAACGTAGAAACAATAACGATAAGTCTGTTGTGCTTTATCTGACGAAGCCAATGTCGTGATTTTAGCCCCAATTCAAGTTAGCTATCTACGGACGGACGAGCTAAGTCACTACAACAGAACTCTGTGTTCTGTGGTTGTAAGTTAGCTGAGAGGACCGACATTGGTAGTGCAACTGTCAAGCCAATTTAGCTAGTAGTATCACTATCtagaaaaggctttttttttgttattgttaggCAAACTAGTTAGCTACCAAGCTATCTCACTATCGAGAGTATCTAGTATCTACCTCTAGTGGAGGTAGTTCGTACTAAACGAAAACCTCCCAAATGAGAATTCACAGCATGATAATTCAAAATCCATGTAactgttagctatatatgtggACTAATAAATGAATAAGGACTTGGTACAGTCGTCCATGTCATTTGATCCACCCCAGGAACGCTGAACAGAATGTGAAATTTGTTTAGTTCCGGCCATCCCGTGTATTGGTAAACCACCCCCAGTATATATATTCAATGCAAATTTGTATTGTGATGTATTTTCATGGGTTTGACCGGTCCttggtgtgtttttgttttgtcttgtttatttatttattttgtctagaattggaaaaattggcaaccAAAAGCGAGTCGTGGGTGTGTTGCTGGGTTCCTGGTATAAGAAAGTCCTTGATGTGTCCAACAGTTTTGCGGGTGAGTTTGGGATTATTGTAAACTCTTGCTTATGAAGGTTTCCTTTAAGGCTTGTAGATGAGTTCTACTGTTGTATGGGATTGATGGGTGTATATCTGCGTTTGCAGTACCATTTGATGAGGATGACAAAGATGACTCGGTGTGGTTCCTCGACCATGACTACCTGGAGAATATGTATGGAATGTTCAAGAAAGTAAACGGTAAGAATGATCATACACTGAGGATAAGGTACTCATTTTGAAAGACCTCAAGTAACTCAATCCCATTACATTGTAATACTACAGTAATTTACTTATTGAATTGTTGAAAGTTGAAGTAATGTCTTCCTTTTGTAGCCAGAGAAAGAGTAGTTGGCTGGTACCATACAGGCCCAAAACTGCACAAGAACGACATTGCAATCAACGAACTTGTGAAGCAGTACTGCTCAAATTCTGTAAGTATTTTATGCCTGAGGAGAATTCTGTATGCTATAAATCATTTGGCAGTTAGCTCTGCACTGTTAGTTAGCCATGTTTGGAAACGATACACAATAGAATACAATGTCTTTTTTAAGCAGGTCCATGTAATAAATAAgctgctctctgtctcaggtTTTAGTTATTATTGATGTGAAGCCCAAGGACTTGGGTCTGCCCACAGAAGCCTATATCTCTGTGGAGGAAGTGCATGACGTAAGTACCTCTGTCCCGAGTCGACACGCGATGTAAAGAAGGCGTACGTCTGCCAAGTCGCAGTGGAAATGCTGACGGGCTCAGTTTGCGTTTGTTGCAGTGATGTGATCTTTTCGCAGGATGGTACTCCCACGTCCAAGACTTTCGAGCACGTGACGAGCGAGATCGGAgcagaggaggcagaggaagTGGGTGTGGAACACTTACTGAGGTACGGTCTGCAGGGTGGCGGATTGGTGACAGAGCATGCTCGGGATTAATGAAGTAGCATCTTATCTTCACATTAAAAACTGATTAGATAAGGCGTCCGTTTAATTTACAGCCAGCCGCTCGCTGTGTAAACCGCAGGTAGGCTCGTGCTCAGTGCCTATCAATTTGTAAAGTCACCTTGTCTCCTTAATCTGTTCCTGGAGACTCCATTCCTGTCAGCCTCCGGTTTAAGTAGTTCAGCAGTTGTGCTACGGTGGACGTTCCTGATTGCAGTGAGGGCAGGCCTGGTGAGGACGACGGTTATCTCTCATACGTTGCCTCCCCCTCTGCAGAGACATCAAGGACACGACGGTGGGCACCCTGTCCCAGCGCATCACCAACCAGGTGCACGGCCTGAAGGGCCTCAACTGCAAGCTGCTGGACATCAAGAGCTACCTGGAGAAGGTGGTCACCGGCAAGCTGCCCATCAACCACCAGATCATCTACCAGCTGCAGGACGTCTTCAACCTGCTGCCCGACGTCAACCTGCAGGAGTTCATCAAGGCCTTCTACCTGAAGACCAACGACCAGATGCTGGTGGTGTACCTGGCCTCGCTCATCCGCTCGGTGGTGGCCCTCCACAACCTCATCAACAACAAGATCGCCAACCGCGACGCGGAGAAGAAGGAGGGCCAGGAGAAGGACGACggcaagaaggagaagaaagacGAGAAGgacaaggagaaggagaaggacaaAGACAAGGACAAGGACAAGGACAAGGGGGAGGCTGTGAGTAAGAAGGACGATAAGGAGAAGAAATGAGGCGCTGCAGACACGGACCGACACAACCATGGCTGTATTTCAGATCAGtggtcttgttttttgtttttgtttttgttttttttggagaattttataATGCTGCACCAACTGTTATCCTGTCCGATACAAGATTGGCTGAACACTGTATTTATCATTTGATAAAGGGGACATTTTCTGAATTtagtaaaaatatatcaaacGGAATGAAGTTGTATGCATTttttaagttgtttttttccctcaaaaaaGTGTCAAAATGACGTGATTAAATACGATGACGAATAGCTAAATAAAAGGCCAGTCGTTTCTAATGTATTTTAAGTTACTCAAAAGGATTTGTTTTAAGTGGAAATGCTATCTGCAATCAGTGCAACTGTATCAAATCCTTATGAActtatttcaatttaaaaatcattatatatttgcacatttattgTAAACAAAGTAGAAAtttgaaaaagattttttaaaggTAAAGCACCACCATTCACATATGTATGAAATGgataaaatatcaaaaatatagTCAGTGTGCAGTCTTAACATGCATATATATTGAGCTACATGTGAAAACGGAAAATAACTTAATTTAGCTTcttgtacagtacatttaaaaatgataaaacaagTGATTAGATGTGTCACTTTAACTTTGTGTTATTTGTGTCTCAGTTGCACttcttaaaggtcccatattgtacacctgaagacgtttgtgtggttttaaggaGTGGAAAATCGATctagttttacatgtccattctccagcacctcacaagctttaccaagaacaggctttagtgactgtgtctttaatgctcattgatatcagtgaacctctgttctgattggctggctggctcCATCAAACTGAAGGGCATCTGTGCCAAGTCCTTGGATTTGTACCGGCTATAGGGTTGGCTGTGCTGAAGCAAATGTGCGTATCAATGTGATGTGACAATTTCACAGATGTCCAAACAGCTCTattacacattttcttcatgCAGATCACGTGGATTTGTTTCGGGATTGTGCGTTTTGAACTTTACGGCACCTTCTACTCCttcataatccacatagcaaggggaatgtcattttccacaataggGGACCTTTAATGTATCTCTAAGATGTAAGGTTTCATGACCATAATAATGTATGCCTTGAGATTTCAGAGGATCTGATGAGGGTGTAATGTCCTCTTGAAATGAAGTAGTAGCTAGTATTATGGTCAcactgcaaaacacattttatggtACCAGTAcactgcatgcttgtgtgtgtgcgtgctcgtgcgggcttgtgtgtgcttgtgtgtgtgtgtgattcaaaAGGGACAACAGGAATAAATGCTTTGGAATCTTGTTTGAGGATGTTCTGGGGAATAACATGAGcattatatacatgtatatatgatCAGTCAGTGCAGCCAATGTCGGTGTTCTAAGGAGCACCATGGCCACAATTTGTCCTTTCGTGTCATCGGGCCAGAAATCCTGCACCATTATATGAAGATAAGGACTATGCACGCAAGATTTTTTTCACGAAAAGGTATTTCCTGCCCACAGTCCTAGGGTATTGTTGTTGTTCCGTGATGAGTGAATTGGGTGGTAAACAGCAGATGAAGGGGGTTCCTGTTCCAAACAAACTGCGTTTCAGTCTGAGGAACATGATGAAGAGAACTGGAATAAGGTCTGAGCTGACTGGACTGTACTCTCCATAGATGTGTTAAAATGGGATACGTCATCAAAGCGGGAAGAGCACATTTGCTTGTGTTCAATTATTCATATTAGGTTTAAAAATAACCGTACGTACAGAAACGTTGAGAACATTGGCGACAGAGGGTTATGTTTTATAAAAAGTCCCAACACCAGACATAAAAGCTGCTTTCAATATCAGGCACAAGCACAGGACAGATTCAAATCCAAAAGGAAAACACCCTGTTTCTGCAGGTCTGGGTCAGTAAGTAAAAGCTAACCCAAAGTGAACATCCATGTCAGGGTGACCTCAGTGCATTTTAGCTACCGTGGAGAAATACCTGAATGTTCCTGGAGGTTGAGTTTACGAGGTACAGTGTAACAAGATGTTGCTTTTAGCTTCTGGCTCtaatgttaaaggtacaataggcaatttttcaaccaatgagcttgaattattgtccagttgtacaatgttttggtccaGTGTTGGTCCgccaactgtatattttaaaacctgaatttaaggactataaacacaggcagagggagagtcagtatttcagtgagcctttttcagtgataggaagggatttaaaatggtcttgtaacaatgttttaacacaaaaaaaatcttacctattgtaccgttTAGAATAAAAATGGATTTAATTTCTATGCAATCTTTTGCAATGATAAATCCTTTAGGGTTTGGGGGTTGGGAGAAATCAGCTCATTCACGCCTATTTTGTTGTGCCCCACCTGGGTGCCGTTGCCTGCACCTGAACACAAAGCATCTGTGTTGGGAAGGAACTCCAGGGGGATCTTTTAATGACCACTGGGAGTCGAGACCTTGGCCTAACGACTCATCCAAAAGACAACATCCTCTACGCAACAGGCCTGGCCTATCATAGCAGCCTTGATTTCCTCTACAATGCAATGACTTCATTCCTCATTACAAGTTCCAGGCCGGAACTCTTCATCATTAGTAAATGTGTAGTAGCACTTTGCAATTTATTCCAGGGTTTATTATCTgatatgtgtaaaatattatATGGGACTGCAAATTAAATGTCTGTAATATGAAACGATATTAATgatattaaaattaattagtATTTCAAAAGATGAAGCAGGATATCTTTGATATCTTTATTAAAATTGATTCTCCAGTAATCCGCCATCCTCCTTTAATTTTTTGACATTGCACTAAAAGCCATTAGTTCACACGATATAAACTCTAGCAATAATTGTAAGAACATTTAAGAGTACATATATACTCCCGAAAACTATAGAAATGAGAAACATTAAACAATTATTTCCTAATTCTACTTCAGCTAGTAGATATATTttgtaatgttaaatgtttgtttCATAAAGGCAAGGACTGTCATTATTTGACTGCTAAGAACAGCACTGGCTACAACAAAaacgaaaaaagaaaatgtttttttgatatCGGGATGTCGGTACGCCTTCCTAGTCAGTGAAAGTGCGCTGTAGCACAGGTTATAGGTGGTAAATCAGATTAGGTTAAATGGATTTGTGACGTAAGGGTTTAAAACTGCGCGTAGTCGGCACGGTAAATCGGGAGATAGGCTGCACAGACAACAGTGGGCTAAGCCAGTTTAGAGACGGGCATGGCActtaaaatattgtaatatcaaaaacaaaaccaaaccgcGGAAGAATGGCTTCTTTTCTGCAGGTAAGGGAATGGTTAGCAACATCGTTACAATAATATTTACAACAATAATAGCCTAATAGTAATTTcagcagaaaataaaaggaTAATGTGCGATGACATCAGTATTCGGCTAACGTCTATTTCTCATTTTGGAAATTGCACTACGTAAGATAGAAGCATGTGAGTAGAAACTGCGAGCAATTTGCAACAAATTGACGTGTAGCCTGGTGCGATCGCTGGTTCTATCAAGCTAAATCTATTTAGCAAGCTAGCCACGGAGCCAATTCTAAATTGTGCACCTTTACGAGATGCAAATTACGGCATCGACCAGGGCATTTGATCGAAATTGATTAATCGATTGCATGTGCCAAAAATGATGAGTTCCAGAAATTTTAATGGCGAGTATATTTGGCTTAAAGTCTTGGGTTTAATTTGCTTGAGAAACACTGATGcgttatattaaaaatatttaaaatgcatgcatgttCGCCCTTATGGGAGTTAAACTGGAGTTCGCTGTAGTTTGTTGCTAAGGCGACGCCAGCCAGATTTGCCTCATGTCCACCATCTAACACGTACTTAAATAACACTCTCTTAGCTCATGCatgtcaatataaaaaaaacaacaacaacttgaCATTTCAACAGCAGGGGGGATTTCTGTGGTGCTTTTATGTTGTCACTTGAAACTAACCCGGGAAATATTTTGTTAAACAAATTACCTCTTCTCCTTGCAGATTCCTGATGCCGCAAAGGGCCATgatttgaatttgttttgtgTCCCCAAACACTATGAAGAGGATTTGGAGAGGGTCATTATTCCCCACGGAATTATCATGGATAGGTAATATACACGGACCTTGTTTTCTCAtgaagactgttcttgtgttctCCATTAGAGTAGTGAACACTACCTTTCACATTGTTAGTCTGACCTCTTGTGTGACTTAGTCTGTCCATCTCTGACTGCATGAGTTATTTGCAGAAATGTCTCAGGaaagccattattattattattattattattaatttttttaccaTTAAGGATCACAATCCCGTCACTACCCGAAAACGACTTCATCAAAATGGAAGTCTGACACTGATACGAgttttcacatttattgttcatttatttggttGACGTCACGTACAAGCGCTCAA is part of the Conger conger chromosome 15, fConCon1.1, whole genome shotgun sequence genome and encodes:
- the LOC133111596 gene encoding 26S proteasome non-ATPase regulatory subunit 7-like, translated to MPDLPVEKVVVHPLVLLSVVDHFNRIGKIGNQKRVVGVLLGSWYKKVLDVSNSFAVPFDEDDKDDSVWFLDHDYLENMYGMFKKVNARERVVGWYHTGPKLHKNDIAINELVKQYCSNSVLVIIDVKPKDLGLPTEAYISVEEVHDDGTPTSKTFEHVTSEIGAEEAEEVGVEHLLRDIKDTTVGTLSQRITNQVHGLKGLNCKLLDIKSYLEKVVTGKLPINHQIIYQLQDVFNLLPDVNLQEFIKAFYLKTNDQMLVVYLASLIRSVVALHNLINNKIANRDAEKKEGQEKDDGKKEKKDEKDKEKEKDKDKDKDKDKGEAVSKKDDKEKK